DNA from Strigops habroptila isolate Jane chromosome 2, bStrHab1.2.pri, whole genome shotgun sequence:
TATTGGGAGGTAAAAATCTTTGCATTTATATTAGCTCCCTAATAAAGATGAGAAGCTAAAGCAGAATTCTAGGGGAGGGTGCATAAGTGGTAGAAACTGTTGCATTTGTGTGACAACATTTGCTTATGTAGATCATGGTCTTGttgctgaattttaaagaacagtatTTCCCCAATAATGCCCTGAAATGGTAAtgtgttttgttattgttattcaAGGCAGGAGTTACTCATCAGTAAAGAAGAATCAAGCTCATGCTTTGAGCATTGagggttttctttattttattgttgtttcccacccccaccccacccccaagATAGAAGAACTCTTTGCCATTTTGCATGTGGTAATGTTCTGTGTGTTGTGGTGAATATATCTGGGGCAGTCTGTCAGCGTAGGAGTGTTTGATAAGCCTTCATGGCCATTGAGGTTCCTGAAGCGTAGCGCCTCCGACTTTGACAGACACAACTGTCTGAGAGTGAGGAAGCTTAGCAAGATGTTAGAAATCACAAGGGATGGAACTGGAAATAGTATAGTAATGAGGCAGAATAACATAGTATATGAGGCAGAAATATCACCTTAGATAAAACTTTCACCTTCTATAATTCATGCAGTATCTGTCACCATGGCTCTTAAATGAGGGCTGCGGATCTGGTAAGGGATCAGAGAATGGATCCAGGCCTGAAAACAGCCCTTTACGTAGAGGAATTGAGCTGGATTACTGGCAATCCATGCAGAGCTTCTGTGGCTGGGGGTTTTGAAGAGCAGGTTAAAAAAGCATCTGTTACGAATGATCTAGTTGAAGCTGACCTTGACCTATGCTTCTGGCTTAGTAGTTTTGCTCTGCTTAGTTAACTGTAACTGAACAAGTGTGAATAAAATTATAGATTAAATACCttgcacagagaaaagcaggaatgaTTTTGTCTTATTGtatatcctttttctttgccCCATATGACAGCAGAGAATTTAACAAAATAACCCTCCTTAATAAGGAATCTTACCTAGTTTCACTCTTGCCTTTCTACCTCTGTGTTcaccttgttttgttttccacagcaCTCTTTTTCTTATGGGACCAATGGAACAATTGAAAAGGATGTTTGACCCTACGCGTTTGATTGCTACTGTTGTTATGCTAGTAAGTGTCAAAGGAATCTGTTTTAACTCATGCTAACCTTTAAACAATTTCCATTGTACAGTCCTTTCACATGCATTGATCTAACATCTCAAGATGTGTGTGTGAGTGGTGTTTTagtttgctggggtttttttgttgttgttttttccttaaaacatcAAACATCCTGCACATCTGCTGTAGTAGAAAGGTATGTGTAGCACCAGAAAACCACCTTCCTATTATGAAAGACTGAGCTGAAGCCAGGTTATTATGCTGCTTAATGAGAATTGTTTGTGGCTGGCACGTGTGAACCATGCACATGCATTTTGAGGATGCTTGAGGTCACAACATCCTATTTTCATGTTGCTTAAAACATGAAAGATGCAAAACTACTTTTTAGAAAGAAGTTGGACTATGGAAGTTGTTAGATACTCTGTTTTGTGTAAGTTTGCCTTTTTAAATTCTACCTGATGTGCTTTAAAGAGTTGTGTAGGTATTTCTACCTTGATAATTGTCATTTCCTGACAAAGCAACTGGGGGTGCCCTGGTCAccttgcattaaaaatacagaaatcatcCCAGTTGGCTGGTGGCTTCAGCTGAAGTCAGCccttggaattattttttatctttggAAGCTGGGAATTCTAACCAACCTTCTACTGTGTGTGTTGCTCCCAAGTTTCAGACTCGTTCAAAGTGCATGTGCTTTTTGGTCTTTTCaactttcccattttctcttgGAGAGTCTAACATCTGGAAGGTGGTTTAAACTTGCTTAAAACTGCCCTGCCATTTTCAGTGTGAATGTCTTCAGAGTGTTTGGTAGACATCAGGGCTtcctattttctgtttaaacacccagagaggctgcaggCAACTGATAGAGCTTGAGAAATTTACTGTTTGCTGTCGGATCAGCAGCAAGCAAGAAGCCTACTGTGGGGAGTGTTTGTCTTGTATGCATTTAGGATGCCTGGAGCGAGGAGAATGCCTGGAATGTTGTTCACTGGAATAAAGCCAGTTGTTAGATGTAGGATGTAGTATTTAAACCAATATCCAAATCACCACCTTAAAACTAATGGAAAAACTATGTTTAATGTCAATAGTTGTGGTTGAGGTGAAGTGTATGATTTTTTTGGCATTGTGTGTGTTACTGTTTTGAATATGCAGTACTAGATCTTTTTTTACTCAAGCAGAAAAATGCACATTATAATCTTTAGGAGCACAATGGTACATGTGTATTGAAAGGCTGTTAGATGTTGATGAAGGAAGACCAAGTATGACCATCTGTTATAGCCAAATGAGCTGTCATGtcttaaactgaaaatgaaaacgTGAACTAAAAGGATGCTcctgttaaaacagaaaatagtcCAGAGTGGCCTTCTCCCCCTAAGGTTTTAACTGTAGTAAAAACACAGTGCAgctcaaaaagaaacaaaacccaaaaagtgCTTGTTTGAATGGCTGTGCTGGACTTAATACTAAACAGGAGAGCTATGAAGTATCTGAAAGTTCTTGTAAGTgtagtgtatttttaattggtAAGAATTAACTAATGGCATAACTTCAACCACTTGGTAACCTTGAGAATCAACAGGAAATGTGGCAtgtacagaaacagaaagactaGTTATAATTGGAAAGTCTTAGGCAAAACGATGCAGCGTGGTGTATAACTGTGACACCAACAAGTGTGTGGGATGAAGCAGGGACCTGCTGATGTTGCAAAAGAAGTGTAGGAACCGCTTCCTCTTGTCCCTTTGCAGCCATAAGATTATTTTCCAGAGGTATCAGGCTGATATTTCCTCATTGCTTTAATTTACTTCAGAAATGTAATAGCAGGAGCATTTTAAATAAGGGGAATTTTTATGCAGGATTGGATAAAACTACGAAACGGTGTAATCTGTTTCTGTCTCTGTGGAGGAACCTGTTACCATGTTACAATATCTATAAAAACTGGAGTTGTTTCTATGTTTAAtagaaattttttcttttcttctagtTGTGTCTCATACTAACACTATGCTCTGCTTTCTGGGTGAGTACTTGAGtcctatatgtatatataactGGAGtatacttaaaaaataagattCTTATGCTGTTGTGTCCTTcctccccccttctcctccagtAGCATAAGGAAGGACTCGCGCTCCTTTTCTGCATCTTACAGTTTTTTGCTTTGGCATGGTAAGTGATTTCTTCTCCACACACTTCATTTTCTATTGCACCTAACATCAGTAGCTGAATTTTGAGTGGCTTTTGACCTTATGTGAGTTGAGGGAAGGAGAATTTTTACCTCACCATTCCCCTTGGTGCAAGACAATGCATGAGTGAGGAGCTGAGTTGTTCTCTCTTCTTGGTTTCTCATGCCATTTCATAGGCTTTAGAGATGGAGCTCAGAGCTCCATTTCTGCAGAAGTTCCTTAGAAAGTGTTCAGTTTCTCTCAGCTTGAGGTAAacctgccttttgtttttctttcccttttcagtcaGTTTGTTGCTTACTGTCTGGGATTCCTGGTATTTTACACTCTCctgaattttcttgttaaaaGATTTAGATATGCTAATCAAATCAAGTGTCAGTGTTCTTTAAGTTAACATATGCTCTGTGTAATGTCACAGTAGTACAGCAGCTGATATGATCTAGCCAGCCCTTACCTGCCTGTAGGTGATGGAGCATGAAGAATATTAGGTGCATGAgaactgtgtttaaaatgccTCTACAGTATGTCCCCTGCTTTTGCCATAGTGTTTCACAACCTGGTTGGGTAAGATGACTTGCAAGGATACGACTTCCTGGTGCTCACAAACTCGTATGACCAAAATGAAGCTTTATCTTGCAGTTGCCTGTTTAGAGCATTGGAAGAGTTGTTCGTGTTTGTGACTCTTACTAAAATCTGACATAAagagtaactttaaaaaatctttcatcTTAGGTACAGCATTTCCTTCATACCATATGCACGGTAAGCTTCCCTACTCCCTTACTTTTTGTTATCTTGAggtttaatcatagaatcacagaatggtttgggttggaaaggaccttaagatcacctagttccaagccccctgccacaggcaggaacaccttccactagaccaggttgctcaaagtcttatccaacccagccttgaacgCTGATGTAACGATACAGAAGATTTGTTTGTAGAAGCATTGTAATGTATGGCTTTCGAAGTTTTTCCATGGTGATGTTTTAGGGAGAGGAAATACATGTAGTTGAACctgaaaatgaaactgagcATCTTCTCTAGTGGGAGAACACAGATGTAACAAAATGAGAGGGcttcccatttaaaaatatgtgtgtCATCACACACTGAACTTAAGCCTTGCCTTCGGAAGGCCTAAATGTTGGTCCAGAATACTACTAGATAATCCATTCTTCTGTGCACCTTTTTTCATGTtctcccccatcctgctccatcAGCACTGCCTCAATACAGGTGTCACCCCCAGTGCAGCTGGGTGGGTGGACAGTGAGCAGACTCACTTGTCTCTAATGTATTCATGTGGTCATGCAAATTATGTAAGTGCAATTCATACGTGGTCAGCTGGTCTTTAAAGTCTTCAGTGGCAGTGGTGGCAGCATGGAATGAGTCTCATCAAGCAGCGTAACTGAGgtgactgttttgttttattcctttcttctgcctgtAGGGATGCtgtgaagaaatgtatttcGGTCTGTCTGTCCTAACAGGAATACTGGATGCTTCACAAAGTTCTAGGAAGCACAGCAGAACTATGTAAAGATCACTGTGTATGTATTTTCCTACGTTTGTCTTAAATATGTGCCTTTTACCTTGTTGTTAGAAGCTCCTTGTGTTAAATCCAGCTTATGCAATTGCTTGGTTTTCTGAGCGATGGTGTCTGTAGGACATGGTGCTAGTGATCAAATGAAGTTCAGTCTGGCAGAAGAACTGGGCAGAGATCCAGAATTTGATATGATAATTCTTATGTAAAATCAtgtgtttgtttgattttgaaaaaGTAATATGTGAAGTCTGTAAAATGGAGACCTGGACTCTGATGGGACTATGCCAGGCTagaggatttctttttcaagaaaacCAGTTGCCAACTGATTTGTTATGAcaacttggggtttttttgaagagCCTTATGTCACTCTCTGCACTGTTTGCCTTGGATAATGGAATATtggtattcttttttttttccttcctctcttgcaAAATTTTAGGTTTATGAGACTTCTAAAATACTTAATTCTAAATGAGAAGACTGTTTGGGAGTAAGtgtgaaatatttgtatttttaaagaagtattttcactTTAGACTGATAATGCTTCCTTAAAATACATGGAAGGGACATTTTTCATCTGTTAAAACTTGTTCCTTAGGAAAAGCACATGCAAAATAAGGTTAGAATTTTTTCGGCCACCAGGAACCCAAGTTCTTTGACTTCCTTAGAGCTAATGGCAATAGAGACCCAGtaggaaactgaattttttcACATGAAGCAAggtgcttttcttctccctcagcTGTAACGTAGAAGCAGTGCGAAGCTGAGGGCATGATACATAAACTGAGAGAGAATTTGTGGGAAGGCTTAGTTAAATGCCCAAGAGAGACTGGGGAATTAAAGAATACTGATACTAATTTTCCCTGACTGGTCTACAACAAATATCTAAACTgatgtgtgtctttttttatcGGGTAGTAGATTCAAAACCTAATTTACATCTGTCAGAAAACCCATGTTAATCTTTTATTAGGACTTTGATAATGTTTACAGAATTCCTTTGTATAAGGGCAACTGAAATGCAACCCTGATGCCTTTTACATTCCAATCTTTCTTTAGTTTTAACATCTCTGGGTGTTCCTGGAAAATGCTATGAGTATAGcatacattatttctttttcccctctccagggAAATTACATTAACTCAGATAATCGTTCCAGGCTCAGCAGCAGTCAACATAATGGAATTTGACTTCTCTTTTTGAATACTTCAGATTGTGCAGGATTGTGGCACGCTGTCTCCCTAGCAGTTCCTCTAGAAGAACGCTAGAATTGGGTATGCTGAAGATTAGTTTTTCAACTTGCATGCTTGCTAACTGGAACCTTTTAGCTGACTGTTGTGAGCACAACCACTTACAAGGAAATTTAGGAAACTACCTAGTGGCAGTGGGTAAACTTAAACGGATTattccccccccgcccccatatcctttttaaagctgtaattccagctctgcagccttttATTCAGTAAGAGAGAAGAACAAATCTTGACTTGATTTTAGCCTCCACATGAGGCTAAGCAATTGTGCCCTTAAAGGAAGGGAACCCAAGGAGAGATGCAAAGACATAAGGATCACTAGAGTGCCAGTAGGGCTTAATTTGCCCTTTCATGTTGTATTCTGTTCTTGTGAAGGTCAGATGGTAGGAGAGACTCACCATGCTCTTGCCAATATGTGAAACATACTCAGGGTTTGTTGCTTCATCAACAAGCGGTTTTGATTTAAATTATCTCCTCTATCAGAACAAAACTCTTCACATTCTTACTCACTTAAATAGTTGTGTTCAGACTATTGCCAAGATTAGCAGCAAAAAATGTTTCCACtttgttaaaatacttttgtgtGATTTTTACATAATCAGGGAGTAAACTAATATACGAATGCTCCCTCTCAATCACTTTAAATCTGAATTAGATTATACCATTATACCACATTTTATTTGTCTTATTAAAACTACCTTGTGTTAAGTTTTGGTATCATCAGCTTTGGTTATCTGCTTGACACAGTGCATGGTGGGCATTTCTGAAGCTCTCTCTAGCTTTCTATCTCAATGTCCTTCAAGGCAGGAATGTTTGTTGTGTGCACTCTACTGCAAATAGAGATGTTTGTTTAAATCACAaagctccttccttcccaaagTCCTTGCTCAGCTGCCTACAGCGCTTAACTCAAGGCTGACTTTCCTAAAGAAACTTTATGATGTTGGATGCCCATCTCGGCAGGGTTTGGTGTTCTACCAGGAAGCACTTTTCACCCAGCCTCACTGTTGGTCAACTTGGCTATCCgcttcttttttactttttgcgGTACAGATAACGTAACCTTAACCGAGCAGCCTTAGCACACCGTTCTAGCATGAAATGTGCACATCTGGGATCAGCTGACTTTCCAGATGTAGTCGAAATGGACATGGGGAGGGTGGTGGTCATCTGTTCCCAAAGTACTGACATTCTATACATTGAAATGTAGGGATTTTTCATTAGTTCaaagttttgctgttttttgcGATGGAGTCCATTGTGAAAGCTGGTACTGTCTGAGGTGGTGTGACAGTGATGGCAACAATTTCATCCTGTTTAGTATTTACAGTAATAAGGTTGTTTATGAGgaacaaaggaagaaattcctgCACCAAGTTGAAACTGTTTTAAGAAACCATGTTTCAAAAAAGCGTGTTAGGCTTTGTGTATGAATACTTACAATGCAAGTTTGGAGGAGGACAGAGACT
Protein-coding regions in this window:
- the SFT2D2 gene encoding vesicle transport protein SFT2B, translated to MDKLKRVLSGHDAEEPSGLAEIIDATSLSWGTRVKGFIACFALGCLFSLLGSCLLWVPVKGLLLFAVFYTLGNIASIGSTLFLMGPMEQLKRMFDPTRLIATVVMLLCLILTLCSAFWHKEGLALLFCILQFFALAWYSISFIPYARDAVKKCISVCLS